The region TTTTGTTATgagtgtttatgtttatattgtagttatttagagtattttgtaaatttttagaaaattttaaataatttatagtaccagaaattagtttaaatatatgttgttatacgcgtgactaattttttatgCGCCTGCAAAATAACATGTTCAAACCTAGTTTTTAGCAatataaattattcgaaattttctaaaaatttgcaggatgtcctaaatgactagaatatatacgattataaaaaaaattacgcaAAAAATTATTCACgagttaaaaatacaaaaaaatccaACCAATGTGGTTCTTTTTTAAGCCCTTACCGTATAATACTCCTTATTTTGCCAAAAAAAGTTAacatagttaaaaaaaaaaaatttaacatatTACTCTATTATATATGTTAACATAAATATAGTATATTTTATTTCATATTGTAATTAAATTATTCATAGACACTGGCATAGTGATAGTGATGTGATAGGACcagaaattttaaataaattttgtgATATAATATTCTGGTGAAGCTAGACATTTGCCTTGAAATTAATGAGATTCTTTTTTGTTACTGTTTTTTTTAAACCAAAATAATGTTGTGTCagttaatatatatacataaagtaATTAATTAAACTAGCCAATATTTGTAACAGGGTAATGTAATGTAACAGTAATTTTGTAATctaatttatatttaataatataataatttttataaaataactTTTTTATAGTTTAGACAACTAATTAAAAATTTCGATAAATggtcaaaaaaattcaaacatcCCTGCAAAATGCAAAATTTAGATAAATAATCAAATTTTAgacaaaaattattttataaaaaattattaaaaacatattagATTAAAAAACCACTAAAACCAATTTCTCGATAAAATTTCTCTATAAAGATTTATAGTAAAGTAGagctgtaaaaaaaaaaaaggctcagTTTTGCATGCATGCAATGCTGCAACAACAGATTGACAGAACTGAAAACAATATAAATTTTCATGTTCAAACAAAGGTCTCACCTCTGTTTGGATTTGTCCCTCCTGGTATATCCACGACAATCCTGAAATTGTTACACAAAAAATTTCatgagttaatatatatataggatattatatatatttttatattaatataaactttattaaaaaaataatctttTTATATAATAGGAatgtgaataaaataaaaataaaggaatttacttatttggtaccctatgtttttgcaaagtatcattttggtatcctctgtttttaataatgctcatatggtatcctgtattttaaaattatacatatttgataccctagactcatatttgatagataaaattttgtcaatatgatcaaactgtcattagttatatgaattaagtaattaaatttaaattaggaacttatataattgacagcagtttgattaaattggtaaaattttattaattaaatttgagtttagggtaccaaatatgtacgattttaaaatacagggtaccatatgagcattattgaaaatagaggtactaaaatgatactttgcaaaaacacatagTACCAAATAGTTACTTAccctaaaaataataattttccatctttaatcaaaataatttttcttttatttttaaatagaaTAGAAAAATCATTCAAATGCTTTAAAATATAACGAAAcgaataaatataaataaaaattgattcttttatgttttattacaCCCAACCAAACAAACATGACCTAAGTTCTAAGTTCTCACCAGTGCACCCACTCTCGCATGCTGGGTTCACTCGGACTGGGCGCGTCGGGGTCCGTCATTACCTGCATGCATCGAATAaagatcaatacatatatatatttatacattaattaattaagatccaaagctaattattataattaaccaCCATCAACTTAATTAATATCAAACCCCTATAGAGGAGCCATTGCATGCAAATAATCAAGCCctatatattgattatatgaaCATTctcaaactaatatatatatatatatatatggtgaaagaaagttgagagagagagagagagagggaccAGAGTGTAGAGGTCGTCAGAGTGTCCAGAAATGGTGAGTTTTGGTGGAGTAATGGAAATGGAGGGTTTTATATCACAGCCATTGGTGACATGCTTCGAACCAAAGTAGACAGACACAGCCACCGCCGGAACAAACATGTCCACCACATCTCCGATCACTCTTCCCACCACTAGTGGATCAACTGAGGCTGCCATTTTCTCTATATCGtctatatatctatatctatatatgtatatatatgaacCAAAAGCAAAAGCAAGAGTAGTAGCAGTGCTTTTGGTTTGGTTTGGATCTTGGTATATATTGTATTAGGGTTTTTATAGGAGTTGTTGAAATCGAATTTCaaggagagggaaagagagagagagagagagagagagagagatttgcaTGTAAAGTGATGAaagaaataaaatgaataaattaagcaaaaaaaaaaagaggttaGAGGCAGAGGGTGACACGTGTTGAGGGCAGTAGTCGAGAAGTGAATTAAACCGCCGTGGCGTTTGGTTGTGATTGGGCTCCAAATGGCCTCATCTACGCCGTTGGCCTTACTAGTGTTTGATCATGTGTGAATTGGAGGAGCCTAACGGTAAAGAAGAAAGAGACCCGAGATAAGCATGAGAGAGAGCCCAAGAAAAAGGTTTGAGACAAAATATGCCGATTCGTAGGGGAGCCCATTGGAAAAGAAACTAGAAATATATGCATACGTTTCGTTTTGAGATTCTTtttgcttttatatatatatattcgagtAATGATATTTGCACCAAAATTATGCATGAATCATTACCACAACAACTGGCGTGTCGGTATTGATTCGATTATTTTTAATGAATAGATTCGATCGCAACTTCGAATATGTAATTTAAAAGGATCAAATAGGAAATGATATTTTGAATCGTAGAACTATATGATCAATCAACGTTTCTTAAATTTGAAAAAGAGTCAGAAGAAATGGTTCGATCCCCTCTTATTTTGAGTTCTCGAACCGAGAGATCCATAAATCGGGATCCTGTCAGttttatttaaccaattaaatttATTCAAACCGGAAACTATTGTTTTAAAATCCTTCATCATATCATTTTGGTGTAATGTTATTATAAATGTGAGCAAAAACATATCCTTCTTCATTTGTTGTTTTCTTTGAAAATGTGAGTTTGCAACAATTTtaagtgtgtatatatatataataataatcatattaaCAATTTTAAGTGTTCAATGATGTCCTTTTTAACTACCTAAGAACTTATAATTAGTACCTTGTCATGAGATCCATCGGTATATGTAGCCTTTTAATTATTGTTACTTATGGAAGGCTACGGTGTTACTCAATACCACACAGAAGCGACATGTTATTAGTGGtgaaattaaatatttgatatcattattaattttaattaaataaatattatgagATATTACTAATCAATTATAAAATGAGATGTTATCTTATATGGTATTAAACACCTTAATGTACCAAATATTATGACTCTTGTCACTACAAGAAAAGTGACATTTTCCATCATTGATTGTTCATAGCGTCGGGAAAGGTCCTTTTGTCAATGCATTAAGTTATGTACACCAggaaaatataactttattttaactaatattaTTAGGAAAAATTACGCGTAACAcggtaaattttgaaaaatacaaaattttataaaaattacaaaaatatggataATAATTTGTAACAATTTTGTAATTGCAtgttacaattttctatttagtctgtaaatgatgtttacaaaattgtaacatattgttacaaacttgtaaattttggttacaaacttgtaaactttgtttaaaaaaaaaaagttctgtTTTTACGATTATGAAactccatatttttgtaattttttacagattccgtatttttaatattttatttttaaatcttaGGTAAATATGTGAATTTCCCATATTATTATACATTAAATTTGAATACACAACACTCTTTTATAGGATGAGATCAAAAAATTCATAATGAATGATTTTCGTGACTTGTGATATGATATGGAGAAAGAGAAACACTGCACCAAAAGGCCCAACTTTACTGGCGAATATATTGTTGTGCAAGTCCATTGATGGCCCAAATTGAAGATGGTACATGGTGAAAATTTAATGTTGGCCCATGGCATAGTTAGCCCAACTCTAAATTGTGgaaatgtcaaaaaaaaaaaaaaatggtaatgaccaaatccattttaattaatcaattattatgtTACTCTATgggttttttaataaagtttgcaaaaaatatggttttttttttcaaaaaaggttattctatggctttttttaaaaaattcatttttatgggtttaatttcccatatttttgtataaaagttagtttatgtcatagatttactcttaatcaaatttctAATATCTAGTTATTTAGCAAATGTGTTTCCCatactttagttttctttttaataaattttctcatatAAATTAGGAAAAGTATAAtcctcatatttttgcacaataatGATATAAAAGCTATATTTATGAAAaatctccttttttttttgttgttgttgcatATTCTAACTTTTAATGGTGATATTGGTAACTTTTGGATTAGCtattttttctaattaattttgatccaattttatttttaaaaataccgCAATCGTACGCAAGGAAATCGATTAGTATTGGAATATGgcaatgagttttttttttttttttttaacttgatGCAATATTTGGTGATCACTAATGACCATTTAGAGATTCAACATATTATTAGGATTTATCAGAAGTTTGAGAGGTTGCAATTTATGAAGAAATGCATTTGTTAGCACATTTTTTCTATGGAGATATTGAGTTAACCATTCAAGTTGAAGGTaatttaaccaattttttttcattGATGGGATAAATAATGTTGGACAATAGTTATGAATATTCTGGAAAATAGTATAATTTATTAGACTAGTTGGTCATTTCTTTTGTGTAGttgattttatattatttttattatcatGTCTTAAGTTTATGAGTAGAAATGTAatgaatattttttaatattgaaataaaGTTTCTATCCCCCATTTGGGATTTTCTCGCTATTTGTCAAAGTTTACCAACAAGTTTCAAACAAGATAAATTTTACTCAAGATTCAAAGTGGTTCAAAGAAACTCATAATTGCATATATATTGGCACTCTATTGAAGGGATTAGTTGGGCTTTTAAAAGCCATTTTTCGGCTTTCAAAGTACTTAAAATACTTTTAACATTAGTTAGGTTTTTATTACATTTTGGCTTCTAGCTCTAAAAAGTTCTTTTAGAATGAAATTCTCTTATTTGGATTAAATTAATtggttaattcaaataattaatccaAGGATGTATGTAAAAACACGTTTTAACAGATTGCGGAAATGCTTAAACAGATGTATGATATGTGTAAATAGAATTACTTAATCAGAAACGAAAAAATAAaggacacacgaatttttacgtggtatcaacaaCCTTTGCAGATTGTTACtaatccacggggccacgcccagagaatgaagtttattagataagaattattcaaattacaatcaccaattgacttatacaatctTAAAGACTCCCTCTTTAAATTGTCGCAATCCCAGCAATTTGACACTTCCTAATAACACTTCCAAATGACTCAgaaacttgaactcccttcaacttCTGGTCCGTGCACTAATCATCCCGAAGAGTGACTCACACTACAAGCTTCTCCCGAAGCTCTTAAACAAGGTGTCCTTGCGAGTTTTACCTGCAAAACAGTTAACAAAACATATGcaagaaaaacagaaaacaaaacacAAAGAGCTCTAGAACAAAAGCTCTCTGCACATGAAAACGACACTTCAACAAAGTATGAAATCAATCTCTGAAGTGATTACTTAATCGTCTAGGTCAGAAGCTTTTATAGAGAAACAAaagcaaaaataaagaatatTCACCATTGATTACTTGATGCACAAGATaattctaaataaggtaaatatccACCTGTTTAGACAGAACCGAATTCTGCTGGAACCAAAAATACCCAGACTTTCCTAACCGAGACAAAAAGAATAAATGACAAGAATATCTCCAAGATAATTCCAGATTTATTCTATATACGGAAAGAGACATTACAGCAGAGAATAATACACAATAAACAGgatttaatcaataaatacaatattaattttgactaaaaccaaaaatgccaataaactaaaaatagaaacagatccctcaaaatcgggattttacaatctccccctttggcacttTGGAAGGCAAAATTAATATAACACTCCTGCAAGAAAAACAAGTTAGTGATTACCAAATAAAACTACCCCTGCGAAAAAGCACAAGTAATCACAAGTAATCAAAAACAAGTAATCATAAAAAACTCCCCCTCAAAAAGTAGAGGGTCCAGAGTTTGATGTTcacaaaaacttaataaaaaataaaccagGAGTGTGCTTCTCCTCCTATTTGTCTGTCAAAGTaccaaagaaaaatataaaagaccccAAAAGACCAATGTTGTATggcaaaataaacaaacaaaataaaaacagtGGTCAGAAATTTGAAGCACGGGTGACAAGCAGCCGAAGGtcatgaatggactgctggatgATGGCAAACTTTGTGTGAAGATCAGCCATACTAGAACGAAGGAACACCAATTCAGTAGCCACAGCAGGTGAATCTGTTGGGACAGAATCAGGGGGCAGGTCCTCTGATGCGAAATTGAGTGACTGAGGCTTCACTTTCTTGGCGCTTGGTGCTTCGCCAGACTCATTTGAAGAACCACCTGATCGGAATGAAACGGTAGTAGAAGCTAGGACCAAGTCTTCGGTCTCCAGTTTGATGTCATCATTCTGCATGCTAAGAATTTTATAAATGAGATGGGGAAATGGCAAATTAAGAGACTTACGATTACCTCTGCGGAAACCAACAATTTGATCAAAAATGTGTTTCGCCAGATCAACTTCTATGCCTGTGCCAACTTTATAGAGGAATGCGGCCATGTCAAAAGAAATGGTGTTAGTGTGAGATGTAGGCTTCCAGTTTGAAGTGGCGAACTTGTGGAGCACAGCATACGTATTTGTCAGGTTGGTGACCAGCAGAACAGTGTTGGGAGACCACTGCATTCGTTGTCCCACGAGCTCGGACAATACTTCATCGCGATCAAGTGTTTCAGCAGCTTGGTCTTCAACAGTTGCAATCGGAATTTGGAGTGCGATTGCAATATCTTTAGGAGCGAAGGAGTACCAATGTCCGCGGACATAAACCTTTTCGAAGTGAGGGGACTTTGGATCAAGCACATCATGGGTAAGATTGGCATAAAACTCCTTCACAACACGCTCCACATAGCCAGAAAGCTTCACCAGGGACCCAACCCACTCACGGGTTTGAAGCAAGATGAGAACTCCGAAGGACCTATGATCACTAAGAACAAAATTCCTCTCGGGAAGGAACTTACGATGGGCATACAGCATCATATCTCGTTCATTATCATTATAACAAAAGGAATAAGAGTGAGGTTGAAATTTTACCACTGACTTAGTAAGAGGAGTACCAGACCGAGAGATGGGTTTCTTGCCTTTTCCCTTGGATGAGGGTTTTGTTACCACAGGACTGGGAACAGCAGCGATAGGGCTTGGGACTGTGTCCACATCTGGATCAGACGACGCAACATCTTCCTCTTCCCTTGGCTCAGATTCGGTGGCTGAT is a window of Humulus lupulus chromosome 4, drHumLupu1.1, whole genome shotgun sequence DNA encoding:
- the LOC133829529 gene encoding protein MOTHER of FT and TFL1 yields the protein MAASVDPLVVGRVIGDVVDMFVPAVAVSVYFGSKHVTNGCDIKPSISITPPKLTISGHSDDLYTLVMTDPDAPSPSEPSMREWVHWIVVDIPGGTNPNRGKEILPYVGPRPPVGIHRYILVLFRQKAPLGLVDQPPCRANFNTRFFAAHLDLGLPVATVYFNSQKEPATKRR
- the LOC133833159 gene encoding uncharacterized protein LOC133833159, with amino-acid sequence MVRTRGAHSKKTPTNLSKPLSETPDSTALPSASALPKFVSTPSSSAGTRPKMKPRKQTTPVPTATPLVFPNVAAAVPVSSPPPKGVVTEKESVIPSSQSAPTKKTRASEKGSVEPSPPKKSSLPPKTYAKGFLKRKTLSESTVSPLSSVKKRLKDNPPSPSTSEADEEEETVAEESTEDIPEKVASDKELSQEPEESATESEPREEEDVASSDPDVDTVPSPIAAVPSPVVTKPSSKGKGKKPISRSGTPLTKSVVKFQPHSYSFCYNDNERDMMLYAHRKFLPERNFVLSDHRSFGVLILLQTREWVGSLVKLSGYVERVVKEFYANLTHDVLDPKSPHFEKVYVRGHWYSFAPKDIAIALQIPIATVEDQAAETLDRDEVLSELVGQRMQWSPNTVLLVTNLTNTYAVLHKFATSNWKPTSHTNTISFDMAAFLYKVGTGIEVDLAKHIFDQIVGFRRGNRKSLNLPFPHLIYKILSMQNDDIKLETEDLVLASTTVSFRSGGSSNESGEAPSAKKVKPQSLNFASEDLPPDSVPTDSPAVATELVFLRSSMADLHTKFAIIQQSIHDLRLLVTRASNF